The Sesamum indicum cultivar Zhongzhi No. 13 linkage group LG6, S_indicum_v1.0, whole genome shotgun sequence genome has a segment encoding these proteins:
- the LOC105163691 gene encoding uncharacterized protein LOC105163691 → MLFQMKPRFLPTFTFTVCALAFYLISISCTNFFYPLLKTTPFLDTFSTNNKIRDPPQATATADSRTNLSHLVFGLVGSEQAWHHRKAYIESWWRPNGTRGYLFLDKAPSPGLLPWPETSPPYRVSDDLKELLNKSEIRAQRMVHGIMEVLREVDYENFRWLVMGDDDSIFFVDNMVDVLATYDHTKYYYLGGNSEFILSNYLFSFNQAFGGGGIILSYPLAKALARDMENCLRRYVFLNSADNTTRACIADIGANLSPQKGNHQIDFRGDISGLLLSHPLSPLLSLHHFDMVEPIFPGTDRFESTRLLMKAAAADQSRMLQQTICHHRQSNWSFSISWGYSAQIFERIMPRSYLQMPVETFKPWVRTPRPPNYLFNTRKPSRDPCEAPHAFFFESVEKKTESDEILTSYSRAWPRDLPACSSSGNHSADYIQRIQVFSPANKRTQVDRCECCEIVGVDSIKAEIKFRECMTDEIIA, encoded by the exons ATGCTCTTTCAAATGAAACCAAGATTTCTCCCCACATTTACCTTCACTGTGTGTGCCCTGGCCTTTTATTTGATCAGCATTTCCTGCACAAATTTCTTCTACCCTCTACTGAAAACTACACCATTTTTAGACACATTTTCGACGAATAATAAGATCAGGGATCCTCCACAAGCAACAGCTACGGCAGATTCTCGTACTAATCTCAGCCACCTTGTGTTCGGGCTCGTCGGTTCAGAACAAGCATGGCATCACAGAAAAGCATACATAGAATCATGGTGGCGACCCAACGGTACCCGAGGATACCTATTTCTGGACAAAGCCCCGTCTCCAGGGCTCCTCCCCTGGCCTGAAACTTCTCCACCGTATAGAGTATCTGATGACCTGAAAGAACTTCTCAACAAATCTGAAATCCGGGCACAAAGAATGGTGCATGGTATAATGGAGGTTTTGAGGGAGGTGGACTATGAGAACTTCCGATGGCTGGTAATGGGGGACGATGATTCAATCTTTTTTGTGGATAACATGGTCGACGTTCTTGCGACATACGATCATACAAAGTACTACTACCTTGGTGGGAATTCTGAGTTTATTTTGTCGAATTACCTTTTCTCATTCAACCAGGCTTTCGGTGGAGGTGGAATCATCCTGAGCTATCCTCTGGCGAAAGCGCTGGCTAGAGACATGGAAAATTGTCTCAGGAGATACGTGTTCTTGAATTCTGCTGATAATACCACCAGGGCCTGTATTGCTGATATTGGAGCAAACCTGTCGCCCCAAAAGGGAAATCACCAGATTGATTTCCGTGGTGACATTTCGGGTTTGTTATTATCTCATCCACTGTCCCCGTTATTGTCCCTTCACCATTTCGACATGGTGGAGCCAATATTTCCCGGCACGGACCGTTTTGAATCGACGCGACTCCTCATGAAGGCGGCGGCCGCTGATCAGTCCCGGATGTTGCAGCAAACCATCTGCCATCACAGGCAAAGCAACTGgtctttttccatttcttggGGCTATTCTGCGCAAATATTCGAGAGAATTATGCCACGGAGTTATCTGCAGATGCCTGTGGAAACTTTTAAGCCATGGGTAAGAACTCCGAGGCCTCCcaattatttgtttaacaCGCGAAAGCCCTCCAGGGATCCCTGTGAAGCTCCTCATGCTTTCTTCTTTGAATCCGTGGAGAAAAAAACAGAGAGCGATGAAATTCTTACCAGTTATTCTCGAGCATGGCCTCGTGATCTTCCAGCATGTTCATCAAGTGGCAATCATTCTGCAGATTATATCCAAAGAATTCAAGTCTTTTCACCAGCCAACAAGCGAACTCAG gTGGATAGATGCGAATGCTGCGAAATTGTTGGGGTAGACAGTATTAAGGCAGAAATCAAATTTAGAGAGTGCATGACAGATGAAATTATCGCTTaa